A part of Anabas testudineus chromosome 7, fAnaTes1.2, whole genome shotgun sequence genomic DNA contains:
- the hoxc13a gene encoding homeobox protein Hox-C13a — protein sequence MTTSLVLHPRWADTLMYVYEKSPNENNQNKSQTMEGLSSNCPATHCRDLMSHPALGRHSGTIASHQGSVYSDISSPDTGRQCPAPQTSSSASLSYGYPFGNPYYGCRLSHSHNVNLQQKPCSYHPAEKYAEPSTALPTEELSTRAKEFAFYPSFASSYQAVPGYLDVSVVPSISAHPEPRHDALIPMEGYQHWALSNGWDGQVYCSKEQTQSSHLWKSPFPDVVPLQPEVSSYRRGRKKRVPYTKIQLKELEKEYAASKFITKDKRRRISAATNLSERQVTIWFQNRRVKEKKFVSKSKNNHMHTT from the exons ATGACGACTTCGCTAGTTCTGCATCCACGCTGGGCGGACACCTTGATGTACGTTTATGAAAAAAGCCCGAATGAAAACAACCAGAATAAAAGCCAAACAATGGAGGGACTGAGCAGTAATTGCCCTGCGACCCACTGCAGGGACCTAATGTCGCACCCCGCGCTGGGACGACATTCTGGCACCATAGCGAGCCACCAAGGCTCCGTCTACTCGGATATTTCCTCTCCAGACACCGGCCGACAGTGTCCCGCTCCACAGACATCATCGAGTGCGTCTTTGAGCTACGGTTATCCCTTTGGAAACCCATATTACGGCTGTCGATTATCTCATTCGCACAACGTGAACTTGCAGCAGAAGCCTTGCTCGTATCATCCCGCAGAGAAATATGCCGAGCCCAGCACAGCGCTGCCCACGGAAGAACTGTCAACCAGGGCGAAAGAGTTTGCCTTCTACCCGAGTTTCGCCAGCTCGTATCAGGCAGTTCCTGGATATCTCGACGTTTCAGTGGTGCCCAGTATCAGTGCCCATCCTGAACCACGACACGACGCATTGATCCCCATGGAGGGTTATCAGCATTGGGCTCTCTCCAATGGCTGGGATGGGCAGGTGTACTGCTCCAAAGAGCAAACACAGTCATCCCATCTTTGGAAATCACCTTTTCCAG ACGTCGTGCCATTGCAGCCTGAGGTCAGCAGTTACCGTCGAGGGCGGAAAAAGCGTGTTCCTTACACCAAGATCCAAttgaaggagctggagaaagagTATGCAGCCAGCAAGTTCATCACCAAAGACAAGAGAAGGCGCATTTCGGCCGCCACCAACCTCTCAGAGCGTCAAGTCACCATCTGGTTCCAAAACCGACGAGTCAAGGAGAAGAAATTTGTCAGTAAATCCAAGAACAATCACATGCACACCACTTGA